In Zonotrichia albicollis isolate bZonAlb1 chromosome 3, bZonAlb1.hap1, whole genome shotgun sequence, a single window of DNA contains:
- the FAM161A gene encoding protein FAM161A isoform X2, translating to MEDAHRAARLAASCLRTPLDPRTRAPAALYERGPPPAAAQDGFDLDSNTNREQASPPKRDCDKWIDFSKMYSSNQEYYLKLEELKNAHMETMAKLESMYQNKLYLKGVQALDKRNNTSPKCCRPTWDKSSYQPLNLHKSFSDSDLSDPSGPSASDASDGELVFEENGSEAGSSSFAKQQIEKMWDGFCLEDYISRAKPSLPSSPARRKAHKKEKAWSPRVTVPKPFQMTIREAQKKEQNVKSKSQIELENHLLKKQLEEEAECQKKFRAKPVPAAVFLPLYQDIVRRREERRSSVRERSRLQLLATQKPFKFMERERQRREARKMQLKDLSPPENKIKVFRAKPVPKCVYSADFHDKVKEEELCREIRIRMRAEELLRNSSVPNSRLALKGTNKKKKHRSTEPKQMEHKVRIKSSVPDFDLLHEKFQKRLLRQKKVKPLTVCEPFDLCTSYIPSKKDKILKDMQEDEEKLKETRWPFASPRRKPQSGAKPHLEEGKSKPPRTTESTRRRLQALRNNERQRRQEYLQELQEMEERVKQMPLLFERVTQKNARIAAEKYYSNRLRALGICPEFVSKKGGAAKSLHFSTAGDFTSTAGRARVTKVKVRKIQFLEEAAADSPQSEQSWEEEEEEKGKGVKTSTPDGQCSDLEDGAGLGPGSSQHSDQGEEEEEEEGKADLSLGHSQEEEEEEEEAKAGPSLDHSQEEEEEEEAKAGPSHGHSHEEEEEEEEAKAGPSLDHSQEEEEEEEAEAGPSHGYSQEEEDEEAKAGPSCGHSQEEEEEEEEAEAGPSRGHSQEEEEKEEDEDESSPRSDGSHEEGAQSDPEAEGAFQYEDEEYESAGSEEKASDEEGH from the exons ATGGAGGACGCGCACCGGGCCGCCCGCCTGGCCGCCTCCTGCCTCCGCACGCCGCTCGACCCGCGCACTCGGGCCCCCGCCGCGCTCTACGAGCGGggcccgccgcccgccgccgcgcAG GATGGCTTTGACTTGGATTCAAACACCAACAGAGAGCAGGCCTCCCCTCCAAAGAGAGACTGTGACAAATGGATAGACTTTTCCAAAATGTACAGTTCAAATCAAGAGTATTACTTGAAGCTGGAAGAGTTGAAGAATGCCCACATGGAGACCATGGCAAAACTGGAAAGTATGTATCAGAACAAGCTGTATTTAAAAGGAGTACAAGCCCTGGATAAGAGAAATAACACCTCTCCAAAGTGCTGTAG GCCAACTTGGGACAAGAGTTCATATCAGCCTCTTAACCTGCACAAATCCTTTTCAGACTCAGACTTGAGCGATCCCTCGGGCCCAAGCGCGTCGGACGCGTCTGATGGAGAATTAGTGTTTGAGGAGAACGGCAGCGAAGCTGGATCATCCTCATTTGCTAAACAGCAGATTGAAAAAATGTGGGATGGGTTCTGCCTGGAAGATTACATCTCCCGTGCCAagcccagcctgcccagctCACCAGCCCGCAGGAAAGCGCACAAGAAAGAGAAAGCGTGGTCCCCCAGAGTCACCGTGCCCAAGCCCTTCCAGATGACCATCAGGGAAGCTCAGAAGAAAGAGCAGAACGTCAAATCCAAGTCACAGATTGAGCTGGAAAACCACCTGCTGAagaagcagctggaggaggaggcggaGTGCCAGAAGAAGTTCCGAGCCAAGCCCGTGCCTGCCGCCGTGTTCCTGCCGCTGTACCAGGACATCGTGCGGCGCCGCGAGGAGCGCAGGAGCTCGgtgagggagaggagcaggctccagctcctggccacACAAAAACCCTTCAAGTTCATGGAGCGAGAGAGGCAAAGGCGTGAAGCCAGGAAAATGCAGTTAAAAGACCTTTCCCCGcctgaaaataaaatcaaagtgTTCAGAGCAAAACCAGTCCCCAAATGTGTTTATAGTGCAGATTTCCATGACAAGGTGAAGGAGgaggagctctgcagggaaaTCAGGATCAGGATGagagctgaggagctgctgcgaAATTCATCTGTACCCAACAGCAGACTGGCCTTAAAAGGGACCAACAAAAAGAAGAAGCACAGGAGCACTGAGCCAAAGCAAATGGAGCACAAGGTCAGGATCAAATCGAGCGTTCCCGATTTTGACCTCCTACATGAGAAATTCCAGAAACGCCTCCTGCgacaaaaaaaagtgaaacccCTCACAGTCTGTGAGCCTTTCGACCTTTGTACTTCATACATCCCCTCAAAAAAGGACAAGATCTTGAAGGACATGCAAGAGGATGAGGAGAAGTTGAAGGAAACTCGGTGGCCATTTGCCTCTCCGAGACGGAAGCCTCAGTCAGGGGCAAAGCCTCACCTGGAAGAGGGAAAATCCAAAcctcccagaaccacagaatccaCCAGGCGACGGCTGCAAGCCCTGAG GAACAATGAGAGGCAGAGAAGGCAGGAATACTTGCAGGAACTGCAAGAAATGGAAGAAAGAGTGAAACAAATGCCATTGCTTTTTGAAAGAGTCACTCAG AAAAATGCCAGAATAGCTGCAGAAAAGTATTATTCAAACAGGCTGAGGGCACTGGGGATCTGCCCAGAGTTTGTTTCAAAGAAAGGAGGAGCAGCCAAATCCCTGCATTTCTCCACTGCTGGGGATTTCACCTCCACTGCTGGCAGAGCAAG AGTCACCAAGGTTAAAGTGAGAAAAATTCAATTCttggaggaagcagctgctgacaGTCCCCAGTCTGAGCAGTcctgggaggaagaggaggaggagaagggaaaaggtgTCAAAACCTCCACCCCCGATGGGCAGTGCAGTGACCTGGAGGATGGGGCTGGCCTTGGGCCTGGATCCAGCCAGCACAGTGAccagggggaggaggaggaggaggaggaaggcaagGCAGACCTGTCACTTGGCCATtcccaggaggaagaggaagaggaggaagaagccaAGGCAGGTCCATCTCTGGACCATtcccaggaggaggaagaggaggaagaagccaAGGCAGGTCCATCCCATGGCCATTCCCAcgaggaagaagaagaggaggaagaagccaAGGCAGGCCCATCTCTGGACCATtcccaggaggaggaagaggaggaagaagcagaagcaggCCCATCCCATGGCTATtcccaggaggaagaggatgaggaaGCCAAGGCAGGCCCATCCTGTGGCCATtcccaggaggaagaggaagaggaggaagaagcagaagcaggCCCATCCCGTGGCCAttcccaggaggaggaggagaaagaggaggatgaggatgagtcCAGCCCCAGGTCTGATGGCTCCCATGAGGAGGGAGCTCAGTCTGACCCCGAAGCTGAGGGTGCTTTCCAGTATGAGGATGAGGAGTATGAGAGTGCTGGCTCTGAGGAGAAGGCCAGTGATGAGGAAGGGCActga
- the FAM161A gene encoding protein FAM161A isoform X1, translating to MEDAHRAARLAASCLRTPLDPRTRAPAALYERGPPPAAAQDGFDLDSNTNREQASPPKRDCDKWIDFSKMYSSNQEYYLKLEELKNAHMETMAKLESMYQNKLYLKGVQALDKRNNTSPKCCRPTWDKSSYQPLNLHKSFSDSDLSDPSGPSASDASDGELVFEENGSEAGSSSFAKQQIEKMWDGFCLEDYISRAKPSLPSSPARRKAHKKEKAWSPRVTVPKPFQMTIREAQKKEQNVKSKSQIELENHLLKKQLEEEAECQKKFRAKPVPAAVFLPLYQDIVRRREERRSSVRERSRLQLLATQKPFKFMERERQRREARKMQLKDLSPPENKIKVFRAKPVPKCVYSADFHDKVKEEELCREIRIRMRAEELLRNSSVPNSRLALKGTNKKKKHRSTEPKQMEHKVRIKSSVPDFDLLHEKFQKRLLRQKKVKPLTVCEPFDLCTSYIPSKKDKILKDMQEDEEKLKETRWPFASPRRKPQSGAKPHLEEGKSKPPRTTESTRRRLQALRNSLEEKRKLEEQQKRNRNKQKQRTKIFQKIVMARAEANDPHQSLAQMSKPRLKTFRNNERQRRQEYLQELQEMEERVKQMPLLFERVTQKNARIAAEKYYSNRLRALGICPEFVSKKGGAAKSLHFSTAGDFTSTAGRARVTKVKVRKIQFLEEAAADSPQSEQSWEEEEEEKGKGVKTSTPDGQCSDLEDGAGLGPGSSQHSDQGEEEEEEEGKADLSLGHSQEEEEEEEEAKAGPSLDHSQEEEEEEEAKAGPSHGHSHEEEEEEEEAKAGPSLDHSQEEEEEEEAEAGPSHGYSQEEEDEEAKAGPSCGHSQEEEEEEEEAEAGPSRGHSQEEEEKEEDEDESSPRSDGSHEEGAQSDPEAEGAFQYEDEEYESAGSEEKASDEEGH from the exons ATGGAGGACGCGCACCGGGCCGCCCGCCTGGCCGCCTCCTGCCTCCGCACGCCGCTCGACCCGCGCACTCGGGCCCCCGCCGCGCTCTACGAGCGGggcccgccgcccgccgccgcgcAG GATGGCTTTGACTTGGATTCAAACACCAACAGAGAGCAGGCCTCCCCTCCAAAGAGAGACTGTGACAAATGGATAGACTTTTCCAAAATGTACAGTTCAAATCAAGAGTATTACTTGAAGCTGGAAGAGTTGAAGAATGCCCACATGGAGACCATGGCAAAACTGGAAAGTATGTATCAGAACAAGCTGTATTTAAAAGGAGTACAAGCCCTGGATAAGAGAAATAACACCTCTCCAAAGTGCTGTAG GCCAACTTGGGACAAGAGTTCATATCAGCCTCTTAACCTGCACAAATCCTTTTCAGACTCAGACTTGAGCGATCCCTCGGGCCCAAGCGCGTCGGACGCGTCTGATGGAGAATTAGTGTTTGAGGAGAACGGCAGCGAAGCTGGATCATCCTCATTTGCTAAACAGCAGATTGAAAAAATGTGGGATGGGTTCTGCCTGGAAGATTACATCTCCCGTGCCAagcccagcctgcccagctCACCAGCCCGCAGGAAAGCGCACAAGAAAGAGAAAGCGTGGTCCCCCAGAGTCACCGTGCCCAAGCCCTTCCAGATGACCATCAGGGAAGCTCAGAAGAAAGAGCAGAACGTCAAATCCAAGTCACAGATTGAGCTGGAAAACCACCTGCTGAagaagcagctggaggaggaggcggaGTGCCAGAAGAAGTTCCGAGCCAAGCCCGTGCCTGCCGCCGTGTTCCTGCCGCTGTACCAGGACATCGTGCGGCGCCGCGAGGAGCGCAGGAGCTCGgtgagggagaggagcaggctccagctcctggccacACAAAAACCCTTCAAGTTCATGGAGCGAGAGAGGCAAAGGCGTGAAGCCAGGAAAATGCAGTTAAAAGACCTTTCCCCGcctgaaaataaaatcaaagtgTTCAGAGCAAAACCAGTCCCCAAATGTGTTTATAGTGCAGATTTCCATGACAAGGTGAAGGAGgaggagctctgcagggaaaTCAGGATCAGGATGagagctgaggagctgctgcgaAATTCATCTGTACCCAACAGCAGACTGGCCTTAAAAGGGACCAACAAAAAGAAGAAGCACAGGAGCACTGAGCCAAAGCAAATGGAGCACAAGGTCAGGATCAAATCGAGCGTTCCCGATTTTGACCTCCTACATGAGAAATTCCAGAAACGCCTCCTGCgacaaaaaaaagtgaaacccCTCACAGTCTGTGAGCCTTTCGACCTTTGTACTTCATACATCCCCTCAAAAAAGGACAAGATCTTGAAGGACATGCAAGAGGATGAGGAGAAGTTGAAGGAAACTCGGTGGCCATTTGCCTCTCCGAGACGGAAGCCTCAGTCAGGGGCAAAGCCTCACCTGGAAGAGGGAAAATCCAAAcctcccagaaccacagaatccaCCAGGCGACGGCTGCAAGCCCTGAG GAATTCCcttgaggaaaagagaaagctggaagaacaacaaaaaaggaacagaaacaaGCAGAAACAAAGAACGAAAATATTCCAGAAAATTGTGATGGCTCGGGCTGAGGCCAATGACCCACATCAGAGCCTAGCTCAGATGTCTAAACCCAGATTAAAAACATTCAG GAACAATGAGAGGCAGAGAAGGCAGGAATACTTGCAGGAACTGCAAGAAATGGAAGAAAGAGTGAAACAAATGCCATTGCTTTTTGAAAGAGTCACTCAG AAAAATGCCAGAATAGCTGCAGAAAAGTATTATTCAAACAGGCTGAGGGCACTGGGGATCTGCCCAGAGTTTGTTTCAAAGAAAGGAGGAGCAGCCAAATCCCTGCATTTCTCCACTGCTGGGGATTTCACCTCCACTGCTGGCAGAGCAAG AGTCACCAAGGTTAAAGTGAGAAAAATTCAATTCttggaggaagcagctgctgacaGTCCCCAGTCTGAGCAGTcctgggaggaagaggaggaggagaagggaaaaggtgTCAAAACCTCCACCCCCGATGGGCAGTGCAGTGACCTGGAGGATGGGGCTGGCCTTGGGCCTGGATCCAGCCAGCACAGTGAccagggggaggaggaggaggaggaggaaggcaagGCAGACCTGTCACTTGGCCATtcccaggaggaagaggaagaggaggaagaagccaAGGCAGGTCCATCTCTGGACCATtcccaggaggaggaagaggaggaagaagccaAGGCAGGTCCATCCCATGGCCATTCCCAcgaggaagaagaagaggaggaagaagccaAGGCAGGCCCATCTCTGGACCATtcccaggaggaggaagaggaggaagaagcagaagcaggCCCATCCCATGGCTATtcccaggaggaagaggatgaggaaGCCAAGGCAGGCCCATCCTGTGGCCATtcccaggaggaagaggaagaggaggaagaagcagaagcaggCCCATCCCGTGGCCAttcccaggaggaggaggagaaagaggaggatgaggatgagtcCAGCCCCAGGTCTGATGGCTCCCATGAGGAGGGAGCTCAGTCTGACCCCGAAGCTGAGGGTGCTTTCCAGTATGAGGATGAGGAGTATGAGAGTGCTGGCTCTGAGGAGAAGGCCAGTGATGAGGAAGGGCActga
- the FAM161A gene encoding protein FAM161A isoform X3 encodes MYSSNQEYYLKLEELKNAHMETMAKLESMYQNKLYLKGVQALDKRNNTSPKCCRPTWDKSSYQPLNLHKSFSDSDLSDPSGPSASDASDGELVFEENGSEAGSSSFAKQQIEKMWDGFCLEDYISRAKPSLPSSPARRKAHKKEKAWSPRVTVPKPFQMTIREAQKKEQNVKSKSQIELENHLLKKQLEEEAECQKKFRAKPVPAAVFLPLYQDIVRRREERRSSVRERSRLQLLATQKPFKFMERERQRREARKMQLKDLSPPENKIKVFRAKPVPKCVYSADFHDKVKEEELCREIRIRMRAEELLRNSSVPNSRLALKGTNKKKKHRSTEPKQMEHKVRIKSSVPDFDLLHEKFQKRLLRQKKVKPLTVCEPFDLCTSYIPSKKDKILKDMQEDEEKLKETRWPFASPRRKPQSGAKPHLEEGKSKPPRTTESTRRRLQALRNSLEEKRKLEEQQKRNRNKQKQRTKIFQKIVMARAEANDPHQSLAQMSKPRLKTFRNNERQRRQEYLQELQEMEERVKQMPLLFERVTQKNARIAAEKYYSNRLRALGICPEFVSKKGGAAKSLHFSTAGDFTSTAGRARVTKVKVRKIQFLEEAAADSPQSEQSWEEEEEEKGKGVKTSTPDGQCSDLEDGAGLGPGSSQHSDQGEEEEEEEGKADLSLGHSQEEEEEEEEAKAGPSLDHSQEEEEEEEAKAGPSHGHSHEEEEEEEEAKAGPSLDHSQEEEEEEEAEAGPSHGYSQEEEDEEAKAGPSCGHSQEEEEEEEEAEAGPSRGHSQEEEEKEEDEDESSPRSDGSHEEGAQSDPEAEGAFQYEDEEYESAGSEEKASDEEGH; translated from the exons ATGTACAGTTCAAATCAAGAGTATTACTTGAAGCTGGAAGAGTTGAAGAATGCCCACATGGAGACCATGGCAAAACTGGAAAGTATGTATCAGAACAAGCTGTATTTAAAAGGAGTACAAGCCCTGGATAAGAGAAATAACACCTCTCCAAAGTGCTGTAG GCCAACTTGGGACAAGAGTTCATATCAGCCTCTTAACCTGCACAAATCCTTTTCAGACTCAGACTTGAGCGATCCCTCGGGCCCAAGCGCGTCGGACGCGTCTGATGGAGAATTAGTGTTTGAGGAGAACGGCAGCGAAGCTGGATCATCCTCATTTGCTAAACAGCAGATTGAAAAAATGTGGGATGGGTTCTGCCTGGAAGATTACATCTCCCGTGCCAagcccagcctgcccagctCACCAGCCCGCAGGAAAGCGCACAAGAAAGAGAAAGCGTGGTCCCCCAGAGTCACCGTGCCCAAGCCCTTCCAGATGACCATCAGGGAAGCTCAGAAGAAAGAGCAGAACGTCAAATCCAAGTCACAGATTGAGCTGGAAAACCACCTGCTGAagaagcagctggaggaggaggcggaGTGCCAGAAGAAGTTCCGAGCCAAGCCCGTGCCTGCCGCCGTGTTCCTGCCGCTGTACCAGGACATCGTGCGGCGCCGCGAGGAGCGCAGGAGCTCGgtgagggagaggagcaggctccagctcctggccacACAAAAACCCTTCAAGTTCATGGAGCGAGAGAGGCAAAGGCGTGAAGCCAGGAAAATGCAGTTAAAAGACCTTTCCCCGcctgaaaataaaatcaaagtgTTCAGAGCAAAACCAGTCCCCAAATGTGTTTATAGTGCAGATTTCCATGACAAGGTGAAGGAGgaggagctctgcagggaaaTCAGGATCAGGATGagagctgaggagctgctgcgaAATTCATCTGTACCCAACAGCAGACTGGCCTTAAAAGGGACCAACAAAAAGAAGAAGCACAGGAGCACTGAGCCAAAGCAAATGGAGCACAAGGTCAGGATCAAATCGAGCGTTCCCGATTTTGACCTCCTACATGAGAAATTCCAGAAACGCCTCCTGCgacaaaaaaaagtgaaacccCTCACAGTCTGTGAGCCTTTCGACCTTTGTACTTCATACATCCCCTCAAAAAAGGACAAGATCTTGAAGGACATGCAAGAGGATGAGGAGAAGTTGAAGGAAACTCGGTGGCCATTTGCCTCTCCGAGACGGAAGCCTCAGTCAGGGGCAAAGCCTCACCTGGAAGAGGGAAAATCCAAAcctcccagaaccacagaatccaCCAGGCGACGGCTGCAAGCCCTGAG GAATTCCcttgaggaaaagagaaagctggaagaacaacaaaaaaggaacagaaacaaGCAGAAACAAAGAACGAAAATATTCCAGAAAATTGTGATGGCTCGGGCTGAGGCCAATGACCCACATCAGAGCCTAGCTCAGATGTCTAAACCCAGATTAAAAACATTCAG GAACAATGAGAGGCAGAGAAGGCAGGAATACTTGCAGGAACTGCAAGAAATGGAAGAAAGAGTGAAACAAATGCCATTGCTTTTTGAAAGAGTCACTCAG AAAAATGCCAGAATAGCTGCAGAAAAGTATTATTCAAACAGGCTGAGGGCACTGGGGATCTGCCCAGAGTTTGTTTCAAAGAAAGGAGGAGCAGCCAAATCCCTGCATTTCTCCACTGCTGGGGATTTCACCTCCACTGCTGGCAGAGCAAG AGTCACCAAGGTTAAAGTGAGAAAAATTCAATTCttggaggaagcagctgctgacaGTCCCCAGTCTGAGCAGTcctgggaggaagaggaggaggagaagggaaaaggtgTCAAAACCTCCACCCCCGATGGGCAGTGCAGTGACCTGGAGGATGGGGCTGGCCTTGGGCCTGGATCCAGCCAGCACAGTGAccagggggaggaggaggaggaggaggaaggcaagGCAGACCTGTCACTTGGCCATtcccaggaggaagaggaagaggaggaagaagccaAGGCAGGTCCATCTCTGGACCATtcccaggaggaggaagaggaggaagaagccaAGGCAGGTCCATCCCATGGCCATTCCCAcgaggaagaagaagaggaggaagaagccaAGGCAGGCCCATCTCTGGACCATtcccaggaggaggaagaggaggaagaagcagaagcaggCCCATCCCATGGCTATtcccaggaggaagaggatgaggaaGCCAAGGCAGGCCCATCCTGTGGCCATtcccaggaggaagaggaagaggaggaagaagcagaagcaggCCCATCCCGTGGCCAttcccaggaggaggaggagaaagaggaggatgaggatgagtcCAGCCCCAGGTCTGATGGCTCCCATGAGGAGGGAGCTCAGTCTGACCCCGAAGCTGAGGGTGCTTTCCAGTATGAGGATGAGGAGTATGAGAGTGCTGGCTCTGAGGAGAAGGCCAGTGATGAGGAAGGGCActga